One segment of Alkaliphilus flagellatus DNA contains the following:
- a CDS encoding metal ABC transporter ATP-binding protein, which produces MDKVLEVKNIYFGYDEKYILENINLNIYKGDFLGIVGPNGSAKSTLLKIMLGILKPQKGGVSLLDLPIEKFNQWGKIGYISQRVRDFNSAFPATVEEVVGANLYTQMGFLKFFNAKHKEKIREVLDVVNMSNYQKHLIGNLSGGQQQRVFIARTLISNPEIIFMDEPLIGVDVQSQEQFYGLMEKLNKELGITLIMVSHDIGVITNRANRVACVGNKQVFVHSSQDFNEQEYIKEVYGENSSLLNHRH; this is translated from the coding sequence ATGGATAAGGTTTTAGAAGTGAAAAATATATATTTTGGATACGATGAAAAATATATATTAGAAAATATAAATTTGAATATTTATAAGGGTGATTTTTTAGGAATTGTAGGGCCAAATGGTTCTGCTAAAAGCACATTACTTAAAATTATGCTAGGAATTTTAAAACCACAAAAAGGTGGTGTTAGCTTATTGGATTTACCTATTGAAAAATTTAATCAATGGGGTAAAATAGGCTATATATCTCAAAGAGTAAGGGATTTTAACTCTGCATTCCCTGCAACGGTTGAAGAAGTTGTAGGGGCTAACTTATATACTCAAATGGGTTTTCTAAAGTTTTTTAATGCAAAGCATAAAGAAAAGATAAGAGAGGTATTAGACGTAGTTAATATGTCTAATTATCAAAAACATCTAATTGGTAATTTATCAGGAGGTCAACAACAGAGAGTTTTTATAGCTCGTACTCTTATTAGTAATCCTGAAATTATTTTTATGGATGAGCCCTTAATTGGAGTAGATGTACAATCCCAGGAACAGTTTTACGGGCTGATGGAAAAGTTAAACAAAGAATTAGGAATTACTTTAATTATGGTATCTCATGATATAGGTGTAATTACTAACCGGGCCAATCGAGTAGCATGTGTTGGCAATAAACAGGTGTTTGTACATTCTTCACAGGACTTTAATGAGCAGGAATACATTAAAGAGGTTTATGGAGAAAACTCAAGTCTATTAAATCATAGACATTAA